The following proteins come from a genomic window of Terribacillus aidingensis:
- a CDS encoding DUF3219 family protein produces MNRKVVVNGMELAAYDYEHKYVTKNGKELNEISFKFPVTSEAYHDVAVMLYKDDFQVEVPEENIAFEAAIKQYSTSITNLYEKEQVGEYSLVLEEKAGAAL; encoded by the coding sequence ATGAACAGAAAAGTTGTAGTGAACGGTATGGAACTGGCTGCTTATGATTATGAACATAAATATGTCACGAAAAACGGGAAGGAATTGAACGAAATCAGCTTCAAGTTCCCAGTGACAAGTGAAGCTTACCATGATGTGGCTGTTATGCTGTATAAAGATGATTTCCAAGTGGAGGTTCCGGAAGAAAACATTGCTTTCGAAGCAGCAATCAAACAGTACAGCACAAGTATCACGAATCTGTATGAGAAAGAACAGGTAGGCGAATATTCCCTCGTGCTGGAGGAGAAGGCAGGAGCTGCGCTATGA
- a CDS encoding glycerate kinase: MKIVVAPDSFKESMTALEAASACERGIRRAIPDAEVVKVPMADGGEGTVQSLVDATGGRLHTCEVTGPLGNKVSAVFGMLGGGKTAVIEMAEASGLHLVPRDKRDPLRATTRGTGELMMKALDAGAEHLIIGLGGSATNDGGAGMAAALGVKFLDAEGKQLEDGALALKELSEVKAEGLDPRWQHVQVEVACDVENPLTGENGASFVFGPQKGANDEMVIQLDDILTHYAAKVEQTVGKQIDQLPGAGAAGGLGAGLVAFMPAELKSGITIVKEAAGLADHIKGADLVITGEGKIDGQTIYGKTPIGVAKSAKQFGVPVIAIAGNVGEGSDAVYAHGIDAVFSIMPGVMNLSDALSNGETNIEQTVYNICKTMQISRSF, encoded by the coding sequence ATGAAGATTGTCGTAGCTCCTGACTCCTTTAAGGAGAGCATGACAGCATTGGAAGCGGCGTCTGCTTGCGAGCGGGGAATCCGCCGGGCAATTCCGGATGCAGAAGTCGTAAAGGTTCCGATGGCTGATGGCGGTGAAGGGACTGTGCAATCATTAGTGGATGCGACGGGCGGGAGGCTGCATACCTGTGAAGTAACAGGACCGCTTGGAAATAAGGTAAGTGCGGTATTTGGTATGCTTGGTGGTGGAAAAACGGCTGTTATCGAAATGGCTGAGGCATCGGGTCTCCATCTTGTCCCGCGTGACAAGCGGGATCCGCTCCGTGCTACAACGCGCGGAACAGGCGAATTGATGATGAAAGCATTAGATGCAGGAGCAGAGCATTTGATTATCGGTCTTGGCGGCAGTGCAACGAATGATGGCGGCGCAGGGATGGCTGCTGCTCTGGGAGTGAAATTCCTGGATGCAGAGGGGAAGCAGCTGGAAGATGGTGCACTTGCGTTGAAAGAGCTCTCCGAAGTGAAAGCAGAAGGACTAGATCCACGCTGGCAGCATGTTCAAGTGGAAGTAGCCTGCGATGTGGAAAACCCGCTGACGGGTGAAAATGGCGCATCCTTTGTGTTCGGACCACAAAAAGGTGCAAACGACGAAATGGTCATTCAACTGGATGACATACTCACACATTACGCTGCAAAAGTGGAACAGACTGTCGGTAAGCAGATTGACCAGCTGCCAGGTGCAGGAGCTGCAGGTGGATTAGGAGCCGGATTAGTGGCTTTTATGCCAGCAGAACTGAAAAGTGGCATCACCATTGTGAAGGAAGCAGCAGGGCTGGCAGATCATATCAAGGGTGCAGATTTGGTTATTACAGGCGAAGGGAAAATCGATGGCCAGACGATTTACGGAAAGACACCGATCGGGGTAGCCAAATCAGCGAAACAATTCGGAGTGCCAGTCATCGCCATCGCCGGAAATGTAGGGGAAGGAAGCGACGCAGTCTATGCACATGGTATAGATGCTGTGTTCAGTATCATGCCAGGTGTAATGAACTTGTCAGATGCACTTTCCAATGGGGAAACAAATATTGAACAGACTGTCTACAATATCTGTAAAACGATGCAAATTTCCCGGTCATTCTAA
- a CDS encoding YolD-like family protein, whose amino-acid sequence MILKALKETGDMTISYYENGMLHTFTGRYHNLNLLDQTLCLENDEKKRMIIHIAGIQQIH is encoded by the coding sequence ATGATCTTGAAAGCGCTTAAGGAAACGGGTGATATGACGATCTCTTATTATGAGAACGGCATGCTGCATACCTTTACCGGAAGATATCATAATCTGAATCTCTTGGACCAAACGCTTTGCCTGGAAAATGATGAAAAGAAACGAATGATAATCCATATCGCGGGTATTCAGCAAATACATTAA
- a CDS encoding hemolysin family protein — MDPSIVINLSLVVLFIIFTAFFVGAEFSVVKVRMSRIDQLVAEGNKRAIIVSKLVNNLDYYLSACQLGITVTALVLGALGEPTVEKILHPLFNDLGLSESVSTLLSYAIAFASVTFLHVVIGELAPKTLAIQYTEQLTLILGPPLYWFGKLMAPFIYLLNGSARVFLKLFGVKPATHESAHSEEELRIIMTQSYQSGEINKTELSYMENIFTFDERVAKDIMVPRTQVVTLEKSMTAAEVIEIIDEHQFTRYLVTEDGDKDHIIGFVNVKEMLTDFAAGRRQSLPNFIHELPLIHEGTSLQDALLKMQTERVHIALVVDEYGGTAGILTMEDILEEIVGEIHDEFDEDEVPDIQEVSDRTYHINGRVLLDDLEDQFGSVFDNREDVDTIGGWIFVKNDDVDSQTTVVDVAGNEWEVIEMDNHQILKIELRILEQEQLPRLEA; from the coding sequence TTGGACCCATCAATAGTCATTAATTTAAGTTTAGTAGTGTTATTCATCATTTTTACGGCCTTTTTCGTAGGTGCAGAGTTTTCAGTCGTGAAGGTACGTATGTCCCGGATCGACCAGCTTGTTGCGGAAGGGAATAAACGGGCAATCATTGTCAGTAAGCTAGTGAATAATCTTGATTATTACTTGTCAGCCTGTCAGTTGGGTATCACTGTAACGGCGCTAGTACTAGGTGCGTTAGGTGAACCTACAGTAGAGAAAATACTACACCCGCTGTTCAATGATTTAGGATTGTCTGAATCTGTTTCCACCTTGCTTTCCTACGCCATTGCTTTTGCGTCGGTCACTTTCTTGCATGTTGTGATTGGGGAATTGGCGCCAAAAACACTGGCAATCCAGTACACAGAGCAATTGACTTTAATTCTAGGTCCGCCTCTGTATTGGTTTGGTAAGCTGATGGCTCCGTTCATTTATTTACTGAATGGTTCTGCTCGTGTATTTCTGAAGTTGTTCGGCGTGAAGCCGGCTACGCATGAATCAGCACACTCGGAAGAGGAATTGCGCATCATCATGACGCAAAGTTATCAAAGTGGTGAAATCAACAAAACAGAACTTAGTTATATGGAAAATATTTTTACATTCGACGAACGTGTGGCGAAGGATATCATGGTGCCGCGGACACAAGTGGTCACCTTGGAGAAATCCATGACAGCTGCAGAAGTGATCGAGATCATCGATGAACATCAGTTCACACGATACCTTGTGACAGAGGATGGAGATAAAGACCATATCATCGGTTTCGTCAATGTGAAGGAAATGCTTACGGATTTTGCAGCGGGCAGAAGACAAAGCCTGCCTAACTTCATCCATGAGCTGCCGCTTATCCATGAAGGAACGTCGTTGCAGGATGCTCTTTTGAAGATGCAGACTGAACGCGTGCATATTGCACTCGTAGTGGATGAATACGGTGGAACCGCAGGTATTCTGACGATGGAGGACATTCTGGAAGAGATCGTCGGGGAGATCCATGACGAATTCGATGAAGATGAAGTGCCGGATATCCAGGAAGTGTCTGATCGTACGTATCATATCAATGGTCGGGTACTGCTGGATGATCTAGAGGATCAATTCGGCTCTGTGTTTGACAATCGAGAAGACGTTGATACGATCGGCGGCTGGATTTTCGTCAAAAATGACGACGTAGATTCTCAAACCACTGTTGTGGATGTAGCAGGAAATGAGTGGGAGGTTATCGAAATGGATAACCATCAGATCCTTAAGATTGAACTGCGCATCCTGGAACAAGAACAGCTTCCGAGGCTGGAAGCTTAA
- a CDS encoding sporulation protein — protein MLKKCLELMQLRAPSIRLELNQASYHAGEKIEGHFQLLGGWKDQNLNRLDCDLVIKNSANDKIVNIKNVLSIFMSKQLKSNEQMKKPFTFRLPEELEPSSGTLVYELQTKLVFANEKCAKDDRQVQILA, from the coding sequence GTGTTGAAGAAATGCTTAGAACTGATGCAGCTGCGGGCACCATCGATAAGGCTCGAACTTAATCAGGCAAGCTATCATGCAGGAGAAAAAATTGAGGGACATTTTCAGCTTCTTGGAGGCTGGAAGGACCAAAATTTGAACAGATTAGATTGTGATTTAGTTATAAAAAACAGCGCAAACGATAAAATAGTGAATATAAAGAATGTATTAAGCATTTTTATGTCCAAGCAATTGAAATCGAATGAGCAAATGAAGAAGCCGTTCACATTCCGTTTGCCGGAGGAACTGGAACCAAGCTCTGGAACATTGGTCTATGAACTGCAGACGAAGCTTGTGTTCGCCAATGAAAAATGCGCGAAGGATGATAGGCAAGTACAGATATTAGCGTAG
- a CDS encoding NUDIX domain-containing protein has protein sequence MKKKEFHRLARAVIRKGDSILLAKAEGWQNSFLPGGHVEIGEGAEAALLRELQEELGVKGKISSFLGDFEHSWQYEDTVHFELTHVFEAVIDKEQIESQEPHLQFFWATPEEFEELDLQPYPLINALREGQLPKSVWRSTLETN, from the coding sequence ATGAAAAAGAAAGAGTTCCACCGGCTTGCCCGTGCTGTGATCCGTAAAGGAGACAGCATCCTGCTGGCTAAGGCGGAAGGATGGCAAAACAGCTTCCTGCCAGGCGGTCATGTGGAAATTGGAGAAGGTGCTGAAGCTGCCTTGTTGCGTGAACTGCAGGAGGAGCTTGGCGTAAAGGGAAAGATTAGTAGCTTTCTCGGAGACTTCGAGCACAGCTGGCAGTATGAAGATACAGTACATTTCGAATTGACACATGTATTTGAAGCAGTGATTGATAAGGAGCAGATTGAGAGCCAGGAACCGCATCTTCAATTCTTCTGGGCAACTCCAGAAGAATTCGAAGAGCTGGATCTGCAGCCTTATCCACTTATCAATGCCTTGCGAGAAGGCCAGCTTCCTAAGTCTGTGTGGCGGAGCACATTGGAGACAAACTGA
- a CDS encoding AraC family transcriptional regulator, producing the protein MIRLYENKHQEKNEVARHQHDTHQLLYVLDGEGKCELDTRSQKLHRDSIVLISPHTEHAIQAHSKMTVLVLEFDIRQLTDDVVSYLVEPVFTVSRVLNLSLFESSEIRQLLRKMLFEQSQNHPIHAMGLKLMLAQVLYQLAIMQQEDTTQDTNTRRARWLKHHLETRYFEIASMEEVAAKAGVSSRYMNQIFKEMYDTTPYQFLTEVRLLKVKKMLRESDREIVSICFEVGFEAVSTFYRVFKKYVGVTPNVYRRTTDDF; encoded by the coding sequence ATGATCAGACTTTATGAAAATAAGCATCAGGAAAAGAATGAGGTTGCCAGGCATCAGCATGACACCCATCAGCTGCTTTATGTCCTGGATGGCGAAGGGAAATGTGAATTGGATACTAGGAGCCAGAAGCTGCATCGTGACAGCATCGTGCTAATCTCTCCTCATACAGAGCATGCGATCCAAGCTCATTCGAAGATGACGGTGCTCGTATTGGAATTCGATATCCGTCAATTAACGGACGATGTCGTTTCTTATCTCGTTGAACCAGTATTCACAGTATCGCGTGTCTTGAACCTATCTCTTTTCGAAAGCAGTGAGATCCGTCAGCTGCTGCGGAAGATGCTATTCGAACAATCACAGAACCACCCGATTCATGCGATGGGGCTGAAGCTCATGCTTGCTCAAGTACTTTACCAGCTTGCAATCATGCAGCAGGAAGATACGACACAGGATACAAATACGAGACGTGCAAGGTGGCTCAAGCATCACCTGGAAACACGATATTTTGAGATTGCCAGTATGGAAGAAGTTGCAGCCAAAGCTGGTGTAAGCAGCCGTTATATGAATCAGATATTTAAAGAAATGTATGATACGACTCCTTATCAGTTCCTGACGGAGGTAAGGCTGCTTAAGGTGAAGAAAATGCTGCGTGAGTCCGATAGGGAAATTGTTTCCATCTGCTTCGAAGTTGGGTTTGAAGCTGTCTCGACATTTTATCGTGTCTTTAAAAAATATGTCGGTGTAACGCCGAATGTCTATCGGCGCACAACAGATGATTTCTGA
- a CDS encoding HU family DNA-binding protein — protein sequence MNKAELVEAVAQQAELSKKDASKAVDALLETISETLAKEEKVQLVGFGTFEVRERAARTGRNPQTGEEITIPASKAPAFKAGKDFKEAVK from the coding sequence ATGAACAAAGCAGAATTAGTAGAAGCAGTAGCGCAACAAGCAGAACTATCTAAAAAAGATGCAAGCAAAGCAGTTGATGCACTACTTGAAACAATCTCTGAAACACTTGCAAAAGAAGAAAAAGTACAGCTTGTAGGCTTCGGTACTTTCGAAGTGAGAGAGCGTGCAGCACGTACTGGCCGTAATCCGCAGACAGGCGAAGAAATCACAATCCCTGCTTCCAAAGCGCCAGCTTTCAAGGCGGGTAAAGATTTCAAAGAAGCTGTAAAATAA
- a CDS encoding DinB family protein, which yields MQERPSTTEYPAYFQDYMKLVPEGNIVALFKEQERQTSNLLQGLTDEQACFAYDTEKWTIKEVIGHLTDTERIMSYRLLTIARGDVTPLPGFHEDSYVLQAKFTEMTVASLLAQYKAVRSSTIALLESLNDQDWIRQGMANGHVTSVRALAYIMLGHERHHHNILHDRYFASATYPLNRM from the coding sequence ATGCAAGAGAGACCTAGTACAACGGAATATCCTGCTTATTTCCAAGATTACATGAAACTTGTGCCTGAGGGAAACATAGTAGCTTTGTTTAAGGAACAAGAAAGACAAACATCCAATTTACTGCAAGGCCTGACTGATGAACAAGCCTGCTTCGCTTACGATACGGAGAAATGGACGATCAAGGAAGTGATTGGCCACCTGACAGACACAGAAAGAATTATGTCTTATCGCTTGCTTACCATTGCACGAGGAGATGTGACGCCGCTGCCAGGATTCCATGAAGATTCCTATGTGCTGCAAGCGAAGTTCACGGAGATGACAGTAGCGAGCCTTCTGGCGCAATATAAGGCAGTGCGTTCCTCCACGATTGCTTTGCTGGAGTCACTGAATGATCAGGATTGGATCAGGCAGGGAATGGCAAACGGTCATGTAACGTCGGTTCGGGCGCTAGCGTATATAATGCTTGGCCATGAACGTCATCACCACAATATCCTCCATGATCGTTACTTTGCTTCTGCTACGTATCCGCTGAACCGTATGTGA
- a CDS encoding serine/threonine protein kinase, which translates to MADFEQIAEQIHMSGSDTMPHLTAYPSSLVLIGTGRSAFAFRLTESSKVMKVFFPAFRHIAAEEAEIYKTLESNHFFPALHAAGNGYLVMDYIPGHTLYDCLREGIPITDHHIADIDKALAAAAAEGLNPSDIHLRNILITPDGNIRLIDPARFRQQKHCTQWEDLHRAYERFYKKKLFPKKVPGFLLELIAYLYKRRKSYTIQAPSNKAIH; encoded by the coding sequence ATGGCTGATTTTGAACAGATTGCTGAGCAGATTCACATGTCTGGTTCTGATACGATGCCCCATTTAACAGCGTACCCTTCCTCTCTCGTATTAATCGGGACTGGCAGGAGCGCATTCGCATTCCGCCTTACGGAATCTTCTAAAGTAATGAAGGTATTTTTCCCTGCCTTCCGTCACATTGCAGCGGAAGAAGCGGAAATCTATAAAACACTTGAGAGCAACCATTTCTTTCCTGCTCTTCACGCAGCCGGTAACGGTTATTTGGTAATGGATTACATTCCTGGCCATACATTGTACGATTGCCTACGTGAGGGAATCCCCATAACAGATCATCATATAGCCGATATTGACAAGGCCCTGGCCGCAGCAGCAGCAGAAGGATTGAATCCATCCGACATTCATCTGCGTAACATCCTGATCACACCTGATGGAAACATCCGCTTAATCGATCCTGCCCGATTCCGCCAGCAAAAGCATTGCACGCAATGGGAAGACCTTCACCGGGCTTATGAAAGATTCTACAAGAAAAAATTATTTCCGAAAAAGGTACCTGGCTTTTTGCTGGAGCTGATTGCCTACCTGTACAAAAGACGGAAATCCTACACCATCCAAGCACCATCGAATAAAGCCATTCACTAA
- a CDS encoding MerR family transcriptional regulator, whose protein sequence is MMTYTVQKLAELAGVSKRTLRYYDQIGLLHPAEINVSGYRIYTEKEVDLLQQILFFRELDVDLDTIKSIIYSPDFDRKKALEEHRDSLLEKQEHIRMLLGNVEKSIQAIERKVEMTDHEKFTGFKEQKIAENEANYGEEIREAYGKEAVEASNQKFRGLTEEQYKKMNEVEQRLFEKLKTAMQAGDPTAPEALHAAELHREWLSFTWSAYSKEAHAGLAEMYVEDERFAAYYENKIREGAAQFLRDSIRYYTKL, encoded by the coding sequence ATGATGACATACACTGTTCAAAAGCTGGCAGAGCTTGCTGGGGTGAGCAAGCGTACATTGCGCTATTACGATCAAATCGGTTTGCTGCATCCGGCTGAAATCAATGTGAGCGGATATCGGATCTATACGGAAAAAGAGGTGGATCTGCTGCAGCAAATTCTTTTTTTTAGGGAGTTGGATGTGGATCTGGATACAATCAAATCCATTATTTATTCTCCGGATTTCGATAGGAAGAAAGCTTTAGAAGAGCACCGCGACAGTTTACTGGAAAAGCAGGAGCATATCCGTATGCTTCTTGGAAACGTTGAAAAAAGTATTCAAGCGATAGAAAGGAAGGTAGAAATGACCGATCACGAAAAATTCACAGGCTTCAAGGAACAGAAAATTGCTGAAAATGAAGCCAATTATGGAGAAGAAATCAGAGAAGCATATGGCAAAGAAGCAGTGGAAGCTTCCAATCAAAAATTCCGTGGTTTGACGGAGGAACAGTACAAGAAAATGAACGAAGTCGAGCAGCGTTTATTCGAAAAGCTGAAGACTGCAATGCAGGCAGGAGATCCAACTGCACCAGAAGCATTGCACGCAGCTGAACTGCATCGGGAATGGCTGTCATTCACTTGGTCTGCCTACTCTAAAGAAGCACATGCAGGTTTAGCGGAGATGTATGTCGAAGATGAACGATTCGCAGCTTATTATGAAAATAAAATTCGAGAAGGAGCAGCTCAATTTCTTCGGGATAGCATCCGTTATTATACAAAGCTTTGA
- a CDS encoding nicotinate phosphoribosyltransferase: MGSQYPDDGLTLHTDLYQINMAETYWSDGVHERKAVFEVSFRKLPFGNGFAIFAGLERVIEYLQQFRFTESDLAYLKDELGYGEDFLAYLKDLRFTGTVYSVVEGELVFSNEPLMRIEAPLAEAQLVETAILNIVNYQTLIATKASRIKLLLGDEIALEMGSRRAHELDAAVWGTRAAYIGGFEATSNVRAGKKFGIPVAGTLAHSMIQAYRDEYTAFTKYAERHTNCTFLVDTYDTLRSGVPNAIRVAKEQGDKIKFTAIRLDSGDLAYLSKKARKALDEAGFTETKISASNDLDEETIQSLKSQGAKIDIWGIGTKLITAYDQPALGAVYKMVSIEDEGAMQDTIKISANPEKVSTPGLKKVYRIVNRISKKSEGDYIAMEDENPQEEDHLKMFHPVHTYVSKFVTNYDAVNLHQTIFKDGNLVYELPAIEDIKAYAKDNLSLLWDEYKRPKAPEEYPVDLSQKCWDNKMANIQKVKEHVKSLHTTT; this comes from the coding sequence ATGGGTTCGCAATATCCAGATGATGGACTGACTTTACATACAGATCTTTATCAAATCAATATGGCGGAGACGTATTGGAGTGATGGGGTCCACGAAAGAAAGGCAGTGTTCGAGGTTTCGTTCCGCAAGCTGCCGTTCGGTAATGGCTTTGCCATATTTGCAGGATTGGAGCGTGTTATAGAATATTTACAGCAATTTCGTTTCACAGAGAGTGATCTGGCGTACTTAAAGGATGAGCTTGGTTATGGGGAAGACTTCCTTGCTTATCTGAAGGATTTGCGTTTTACAGGGACTGTTTACTCCGTTGTTGAAGGAGAGCTTGTCTTCAGCAATGAGCCGCTTATGCGGATCGAAGCACCGCTGGCTGAGGCGCAGCTGGTAGAGACGGCAATTTTGAATATCGTCAATTACCAGACGCTGATTGCGACAAAGGCATCCAGAATCAAGCTCCTGCTTGGCGATGAGATTGCACTGGAGATGGGCAGCCGTCGTGCGCATGAGCTGGATGCAGCAGTCTGGGGTACGAGAGCAGCTTATATTGGCGGGTTTGAGGCAACTTCGAATGTCCGTGCAGGCAAGAAATTCGGCATTCCGGTAGCAGGGACATTGGCACACTCGATGATTCAAGCTTATCGCGACGAATACACTGCATTCACTAAGTATGCGGAGCGGCATACGAATTGTACATTCCTTGTCGACACATATGATACGCTTCGTTCTGGTGTACCGAACGCTATCCGGGTTGCGAAGGAACAGGGTGATAAAATCAAGTTCACTGCAATCAGACTTGATAGCGGAGACTTGGCTTACTTATCCAAGAAGGCTCGGAAAGCATTGGACGAGGCTGGATTTACGGAGACGAAGATTTCCGCATCGAATGATTTGGACGAAGAAACGATTCAGAGCTTGAAATCCCAAGGAGCGAAGATCGACATCTGGGGTATAGGGACAAAGCTGATTACTGCTTATGATCAGCCGGCTTTAGGTGCGGTGTACAAGATGGTGAGCATCGAGGATGAAGGCGCGATGCAGGATACTATCAAGATCAGTGCCAATCCGGAGAAGGTATCGACGCCAGGCTTGAAGAAGGTATACCGAATCGTCAATCGAATTAGTAAAAAATCCGAAGGCGATTACATCGCGATGGAGGATGAAAATCCACAGGAAGAGGATCATCTGAAGATGTTCCACCCAGTCCATACGTATGTGAGCAAGTTCGTGACAAATTACGATGCAGTTAATCTGCATCAGACGATATTCAAAGACGGCAATCTTGTCTACGAGCTGCCTGCTATTGAGGATATCAAGGCTTATGCGAAAGACAATCTTTCTCTGCTATGGGATGAATATAAACGTCCAAAAGCGCCGGAGGAATATCCTGTCGATCTCAGTCAGAAGTGCTGGGATAATAAGATGGCGAATATCCAAAAAGTGAAAGAGCATGTAAAATCTTTGCACACAACAACTTAA